AATCCCGGCCCAATTCCGTCGCCGCCTGCCGGAGTGGAGTGCGGCCGGACGTTATACCATCGCCGCACCGCGCGAGATTCAGGGCCTTTCCTCCTTCGAAGCAAAGCCGGTGCGCATTGAACTTCTAGCCTGTGATGATGGCCAGCCCTGGATCGAGTATCAGGGCCAGCGTTTCTCGCTGCAGCCGGCGCTGCTTGGTCGCGGGCAGCACAACATTCAACTGGGGCCCATCCAGATCATCGAACATCCGCTTTCGGTCATGGTCGGAATGAACTGCGAATTCAACATCCGCATCGACCAGCCCAGCTTTCCGACCCTGGACTACTGCAATCAGCTCTACATCGACGCGCTGACGGGCAATTTGCGCGAGCTATCGCCAGCGCCGCTGATGACCCCGGCGCACGATCTGCTGCTGAGCTTTGAGCGAGGCTACTGTTTGCTGCAGCCTGCCGATGGCGATGCGCGTCTCTGGATTGACCATCAGCTGGAATATCCGGGCCAGACCATTGGTCGGCTGCGCTATCAGGCCCCGATCGATCCAGAATTTTATGCGTTTCTCTGCCGCGCGCGCACGCCTCACTTCCGCAGCGGCGGCGAAAGCAAACGCAATTTTGAACTGGTGCAGGCCGGTCAGACCGGCGGCATTCCGGTAACGGCAGAGAATGTGCTATTTGTTGATGAAGAACGCATCTACAATCCGCGTGCTGAATTTCAAAGCGACGGACGCGACTACGAGTTCTTGATGCACGAGATCGTCGACATCATTGCCTGGCTGAAGTTCATAGAAATCGCGCGCCAGTGTCGTTTCGCCGGCCGCATGACGACGTTCTTTTTCGACCACCACGCCCAGATCGATGCGGCGCAGTACTGCGTCGATCATCTGGAGTTGCGCCGCTTCAAGCCGCCTGCAGGCTGAATATTTCGGTGGGCGCGCTCCGTCCGCGGACAGTGACGTCGCCCAGCGATACCAGTGAGAAATCGCCGCGTAGCGAACGCTTTGTCTCTCCGGACACCAGCAGCGGCGTGTTGTACTCTTTGGTTAACGCCTCCAGGCGCGAAGCCAGATTGACGGTGTCGCCGATGGCCGTAAAGTCCATGCGCCGCTCCGCGCCTACATTGCCGATAACCACCTCGCCGCTGTGGACGCCAATGCCTATGCGCACCGGCGGCAGCGACTGCGCCTGACGGCGGCGGTTGAATTCCTCCAGGCGCTCCAGCATGTTCAAGGCGCAGCGCACGGCATCGTCGGCGTCGGCGCCCGTCGAAATGGGCGCGCCAAACACGGCCATCAAGCCATCGCCAACGATCTTATCCAGGCTGCCGCGGCAGCCAAAGACAACCTCGACCATGTCGCTGAAGTAGGAGTTCAAAAACTCGATCACCTCCTCCGGCCGACTGTTCTCGGCCATCGAACTGAAGCCGCGAATATCGGAAAAGAGGATCGTTACCCGCTTGCGTTCGCCGGCCATCTGGACGTGGCGCTCGCCGCGCAGCACCTGTTTGACTACCATATCGGGCAAGAAGCGCTGCAGCTCGTCCTGGCGCCGCGTTTTCAATATGAGGGAGCGAAAGGCGGCGGACAGATAGGTGACAAGCCCGGTCAGGACGATGAGCGCCCAGAGCAGAGCGGCGTTGGCCCAGTTGTAGTCGTTGTTGAAGAAGAAATAGCGCCGATCCGGCCAAAGTTGGTAAAATATAACAATATACGAGGTTATAGCGCAGACGCCGCTGTAAACCGCGGCGCGCCAGCTGTAGCGCAGGGCGCCGGCCGCCAGCAGCACCGAGGCGGCGGCCAGAAAAAAGAGCGGCGTGGAGCCGGCCGCGTAGTCTTTGTCGATGTAAGGCAGCATAGAGTAATAGACCAGAAGACCAATACTTGCAAAATCCAAAGTAATTACGCCGTAGCGCAACAACTGGAAAGAAAGGCGATTGATCTGGCGATGTCCTAGCAAGAATACATCGAGCGCTCCGAAAATGGAGAAGCCCCAGATCATCCAGTAGTAGTGGATCTGGGAACGGGGCACATTCAACACCGGCATGAAGGAGACGACCAATCCCTCAATCAATACCAGGCTCCAGATCGCGGCGCGAATCAGCGAAATGATGCGCTCGCCGCGCAGGCCCTCCTGGAGCAGTAGATCGTCGGCAGCGCTCAGCCCGGATTTCATGGCGACTCCACAGCGAGCGCGCCTGGCGGGCGGCGGTCGCACTGCTGCGAATGGCCTGGCGGGCGGACTGCGGGTCAAGAGGAAAGGGGGCGATCCAGGAGCAAAAGAGCATTCGCGACTCAAAGCGCAAGGCGTGATTCGCCTGGCGGATCAGCGACTGAATAGAAGCCGCGCTTGACGCCCGGACGCTTGCGCCCGATTCACAGTTGTGAGCGTTTATGCAATCATTGCTGTAAATGTTCTGGTTTCGCTGGCAGGCTTTGTCGCATTTCGCAACAACCAGAAAGTGGAGAATTTTCTCTTCATTCCGGCCCAGCTGCAGGCTGGAAACAACGCCCTGGGCTGGCTGCTGTCGCACTTTGCGCATTCCGGCTGGCTGCATCTGGGGCTAAATATGCTGGCTTTCTGGTCCTTTGCCGATTCGGTGCTGGTCGTCGGCGGCGCACTGTACCTGCTTTTCGTATATGTCGCGGCGGGCCTGGCGGCCGATCTTGCTGTCTACATTTTGCAGCGCAATAATGCAGCCTACCGTTGTCTTGGCGCCAGCGGATCCGTAGTGGGCGTTGTCTTCGCCGCAATTGTGTATCACCCGACGATCGATGTTGCCTTCTGGGGGATACCCATCCCCGG
Above is a genomic segment from Leptospirales bacterium containing:
- a CDS encoding adenylate/guanylate cyclase domain-containing protein, with the translated sequence MKSGLSAADDLLLQEGLRGERIISLIRAAIWSLVLIEGLVVSFMPVLNVPRSQIHYYWMIWGFSIFGALDVFLLGHRQINRLSFQLLRYGVITLDFASIGLLVYYSMLPYIDKDYAAGSTPLFFLAAASVLLAAGALRYSWRAAVYSGVCAITSYIVIFYQLWPDRRYFFFNNDYNWANAALLWALIVLTGLVTYLSAAFRSLILKTRRQDELQRFLPDMVVKQVLRGERHVQMAGERKRVTILFSDIRGFSSMAENSRPEEVIEFLNSYFSDMVEVVFGCRGSLDKIVGDGLMAVFGAPISTGADADDAVRCALNMLERLEEFNRRRQAQSLPPVRIGIGVHSGEVVIGNVGAERRMDFTAIGDTVNLASRLEALTKEYNTPLLVSGETKRSLRGDFSLVSLGDVTVRGRSAPTEIFSLQAA
- a CDS encoding rhomboid family intramembrane serine protease, giving the protein MSVYAIIAVNVLVSLAGFVAFRNNQKVENFLFIPAQLQAGNNALGWLLSHFAHSGWLHLGLNMLAFWSFADSVLVVGGALYLLFVYVAAGLAADLAVYILQRNNAAYRCLGASGSVVGVVFAAIVYHPTIDVAFWGIPIPGPLFALGFLVLSLVLSRSGAGGISHEAHAGGALGGFVAAALTAPQGL